One region of Microbacterium sp. M28 genomic DNA includes:
- a CDS encoding PP2C family protein-serine/threonine phosphatase, with protein sequence MGESTAHTLDVDDRFSLTWAGATDRGRRRDTNQDAFLAAYPLFVVADGMGGHAGGEIASKSTVDRLRSVVENGTVDSESIESALALAVADIAAHPDTTDEGTGTTLTGVYIDVTADPPRWVSLNIGDSRVYLLRDDRLVQITTDHSVVQELIASGRLSPEEAEGHPYSNVITRAVGASELFAPDYLGIEIHDGDRFVICSDGLTKELTDYGIQHFLREHADPAAAVDAMMDAALENGGRDNVTLIVVQVTEHSPSTEA encoded by the coding sequence GTGGGTGAGAGTACAGCGCACACGCTCGACGTCGACGATCGGTTCTCGCTGACGTGGGCGGGAGCGACGGATCGCGGTCGCCGACGCGACACGAACCAGGACGCGTTCCTGGCGGCGTATCCGCTGTTCGTCGTCGCCGACGGCATGGGCGGCCATGCTGGGGGAGAGATCGCGAGCAAGAGCACGGTCGATCGCCTGCGCTCGGTCGTGGAGAACGGGACGGTCGACTCGGAGTCGATCGAGAGCGCTCTGGCGCTGGCCGTCGCCGACATCGCCGCGCACCCCGACACGACCGATGAGGGGACCGGTACGACTCTGACCGGCGTCTACATCGACGTCACGGCGGATCCGCCCCGATGGGTGTCGTTGAACATCGGCGACTCGCGCGTGTATCTGCTGCGGGACGATCGGCTCGTGCAGATCACGACGGACCACTCCGTCGTCCAAGAGCTCATCGCCTCGGGTCGCCTCAGCCCCGAGGAGGCCGAGGGGCACCCGTACAGCAACGTCATCACCCGGGCCGTCGGGGCGAGCGAGCTGTTCGCACCGGACTACCTCGGAATCGAGATCCACGACGGGGATCGCTTCGTGATCTGCTCGGACGGTCTGACCAAGGAGCTCACCGACTACGGCATCCAGCACTTCCTGCGCGAACACGCCGACCCTGCCGCGGCGGTGGACGCCATGATGGATGCCGCGCTGGAGAACGGCGGTCGTGACAACGTCACTCTTATCGTCGTGCAGGTCACCGAGCACTCGCCCTCCACAGAGGCCTGA
- a CDS encoding FtsK/SpoIIIE domain-containing protein produces the protein MSSEPLALPSAVQPPRRPPIPFVAALVPVAAGVLLWTVTGSILSLCFALLGPLMIFGSLLDGLRQRRRETRRLRSESDAHWTRVESELVERQDEERARLWRRHPDVAHCLTAEPLHEDRPADADTPVVLGQGERPSGIRVTGADDDRGREMRRRASMIPEAPVVVPLGRGVCIRAPQAVGLSIARAVVAQLCLRHRPSRLALAGPVPQGWTFAHAGTAPRGVWTVGIALDGAPAADSVIWIREPDDAVPEGITTVIDCTDPGDATLRTADGVQQLSAECLSAAQLEAIANASIDRFVADAELPRLVQLGDLAPVEDGVGLAAAIGRRPEGEQVIDLVTDGPHAMVTGMTGVGKSELLVTWVAAIAATHGPDDVVFVLADFKGGTAFDPLAALPQVTAVLTDLDEQGARRGVESLTAELRRRERVLADAGARDIAHPAVRMPRLVIVVDEFAALLQEHADLGAVFTDIAARGRALGMHLVLGTQRAAGVIRDALAANCPLRISLRVADPADSRMVIGSDAAAELPGGALSRGIAFVRRPQDAEPGAIRVALTGPDDLQAIASRWAHTERPVGPWLPALPARLALERLPRATDGEVVIGLADEPQRQRQPVITLRAGRERGLGVVGGPGSGKSALLRTLRAQDPASFTIPSDPEHAWDALAMLEQGGTDAGLILCDDLDRLLAGYPTDYSLAFADRLEQFVRGADERCVVLTAGRPSGAASRVLDALPERMLLRLPTRGEHLAAGGDTASFLRDRPPGRGHLASREVQVAWVPVEESIDDDRWDDGERWQPQRRLVGVIGNGTTRLLDGLRAALPDWTVLPAGPASPGVDSAPDSVHRAPDAAAVGPSGCIIVGDGESWQRDWIRWQRVRADGEVLVLAECAAQLRTLVGMRDLPPYARPHRSRAWRVLDGRPPSRVVLPHETGAG, from the coding sequence ATGTCGTCCGAACCCCTCGCCCTGCCGTCGGCCGTGCAACCGCCGCGGCGCCCGCCGATACCCTTCGTCGCCGCACTGGTGCCCGTGGCTGCGGGGGTGCTGCTCTGGACGGTCACCGGGTCGATCCTGTCCCTGTGCTTCGCGCTGCTCGGACCGCTGATGATCTTCGGCTCTCTGCTCGACGGTCTCCGCCAGCGTCGACGGGAGACCAGGCGTCTGAGGTCCGAGTCCGACGCGCACTGGACCCGCGTCGAATCCGAGCTCGTCGAGCGGCAGGACGAGGAGCGCGCACGGCTGTGGCGGCGCCATCCCGATGTCGCGCACTGCCTGACGGCTGAGCCGTTGCACGAGGACAGGCCGGCGGATGCCGACACCCCGGTGGTGCTCGGTCAGGGCGAGCGGCCGAGCGGGATCCGCGTCACCGGTGCCGACGACGATCGAGGGCGGGAGATGCGCCGGCGCGCGTCGATGATCCCGGAGGCACCGGTGGTCGTTCCGCTCGGACGCGGCGTGTGCATCAGGGCTCCGCAGGCCGTCGGACTTTCGATCGCCCGTGCCGTGGTCGCGCAGTTGTGTCTGCGGCACCGGCCGTCGCGGCTGGCGCTGGCTGGTCCGGTGCCGCAGGGCTGGACATTCGCGCACGCCGGGACGGCGCCGCGCGGCGTCTGGACTGTCGGGATCGCGCTGGACGGCGCACCGGCCGCCGACTCCGTGATCTGGATCCGCGAGCCCGACGATGCGGTGCCGGAAGGCATCACGACCGTGATCGACTGCACGGACCCCGGAGATGCCACGCTGCGCACCGCCGACGGGGTGCAGCAGCTCTCGGCGGAATGCCTCTCCGCGGCGCAACTGGAGGCGATCGCGAACGCCAGCATCGATCGCTTCGTCGCCGACGCCGAGTTGCCGCGCCTCGTGCAACTCGGTGACCTCGCCCCGGTCGAGGACGGGGTCGGCCTGGCCGCCGCGATCGGACGCAGGCCGGAGGGGGAGCAGGTCATCGACCTGGTGACGGACGGCCCGCACGCGATGGTGACGGGCATGACCGGGGTCGGCAAGAGCGAGCTGCTCGTGACCTGGGTCGCCGCCATCGCTGCGACGCACGGACCGGACGACGTCGTGTTCGTGCTCGCCGACTTCAAGGGCGGCACGGCGTTCGATCCGCTCGCCGCGCTGCCGCAGGTGACGGCTGTTCTGACAGACCTGGACGAACAGGGGGCTCGGCGAGGCGTAGAGAGCCTCACGGCCGAGCTGCGGCGACGGGAACGCGTGCTCGCGGATGCCGGAGCGAGGGACATCGCCCACCCTGCGGTGCGGATGCCGCGTCTGGTCATCGTGGTGGACGAGTTCGCCGCGCTGCTCCAGGAGCACGCGGACCTCGGCGCCGTCTTCACCGACATCGCGGCACGGGGCAGGGCACTCGGCATGCACCTGGTCCTGGGTACCCAGCGCGCGGCCGGGGTTATCAGGGACGCGCTGGCGGCCAACTGTCCGCTGCGGATCAGTCTGCGCGTCGCGGATCCGGCCGACAGTCGGATGGTGATCGGTTCGGATGCGGCCGCAGAACTGCCGGGAGGGGCGCTGTCCCGCGGTATCGCGTTCGTGCGCCGGCCGCAGGATGCGGAGCCCGGTGCGATCCGGGTGGCGCTGACCGGACCGGACGACCTGCAGGCGATCGCGTCCCGCTGGGCGCATACGGAACGACCGGTCGGGCCGTGGCTGCCGGCGCTGCCGGCGAGACTCGCGCTCGAGCGCCTTCCGCGTGCGACCGACGGCGAGGTGGTCATCGGTCTCGCCGACGAGCCCCAGCGTCAGCGCCAGCCGGTCATCACGCTCCGCGCCGGACGGGAACGCGGGCTCGGCGTGGTCGGCGGACCGGGATCCGGCAAGAGCGCTCTGCTGCGGACGCTTCGCGCGCAGGACCCGGCGTCGTTCACCATCCCGTCCGATCCCGAGCACGCGTGGGACGCGCTGGCCATGCTCGAGCAGGGCGGGACGGATGCCGGTCTCATACTGTGCGATGATCTGGACCGGCTGCTCGCCGGGTATCCGACGGACTATTCGCTCGCGTTCGCGGATCGCCTCGAGCAGTTCGTCCGGGGTGCCGATGAACGGTGCGTGGTCCTCACGGCAGGGCGACCGTCCGGAGCTGCTTCGCGGGTGCTCGACGCGCTCCCCGAGCGGATGCTGCTTCGCCTGCCGACCAGAGGCGAGCACCTCGCGGCAGGCGGCGATACGGCGTCCTTCCTGCGTGATCGTCCACCAGGACGCGGTCATCTCGCTTCCCGGGAGGTGCAGGTGGCCTGGGTCCCCGTCGAGGAATCGATCGACGACGACCGGTGGGACGACGGCGAGCGGTGGCAGCCCCAGCGCCGTCTGGTCGGTGTCATCGGCAACGGCACGACGCGTCTGCTCGACGGACTGCGCGCAGCGTTGCCCGATTGGACCGTGCTCCCGGCCGGGCCGGCGTCACCCGGCGTGGATTCGGCGCCCGACTCCGTTCACCGAGCGCCCGACGCGGCAGCCGTCGGTCCGTCGGGATGCATCATCGTCGGCGATGGCGAGAGCTGGCAACGGGACTGGATCCGCTGGCAGCGCGTCCGTGCTGATGGCGAGGTGCTCGTGCTCGCCGAGTGCGCGGCTCAGCTGCGCACCCTCGTCGGCATGCGCGATCTGCCGCCGTACGCGCGCCCGCATCGGTCGCGCGCCTGGCGGGTGCTCGACGGCCGGCCCCCGTCCCGAGTCGTGCTGCCGCACGAGACGGGAGCCGGATGA
- the ald gene encoding alanine dehydrogenase, with protein MRISVPTEVKNNEYRVALTPSGVHDLARSGHEVIVQSGAGAGSSMPDTEYADAGAVLVDDPAEVWARGELVMKVKEPIASEYAHFREDLTLFTYLHLAADRPLTERLMTSGVTAIAYETVQLAGGGLPLLAPMSEVAGRLAPLVGAHTLMRSQGGLGLLMSGVPGTRPARVTVIGGGVAGANAAVIASGMGADVTIFDTNIPRLRMLDDHFAGRVKTAASNPMDLGRAVIDSDLVIGSVLIPGARAPKLVTNAMVEQMRPGSVLVDIAVDQGGCFEDTHPTTHDDPTFAVHGSVFYCVANMPGAVPNTSTSALTNATLPYARAIAAGGWRQALAKDPALAVGLNVAAGAIVSAGVGAAHDLPVTPVDDLL; from the coding sequence ATGAGGATCAGCGTCCCCACCGAGGTCAAGAACAACGAGTACCGCGTCGCGCTGACGCCATCGGGTGTGCACGATCTCGCGCGCTCCGGGCATGAGGTGATCGTGCAGTCCGGCGCCGGTGCCGGTTCGTCGATGCCGGATACCGAGTACGCCGACGCCGGGGCCGTGCTCGTCGACGATCCGGCCGAGGTCTGGGCGCGCGGCGAGCTGGTCATGAAGGTCAAGGAGCCGATCGCGAGCGAGTACGCGCACTTCCGCGAGGATCTCACGCTGTTCACCTACCTGCACCTCGCCGCCGACCGCCCGCTCACCGAGCGGCTCATGACGTCGGGGGTGACTGCCATCGCCTACGAGACGGTCCAGTTGGCCGGCGGCGGGCTTCCCCTGCTCGCGCCGATGAGCGAGGTCGCCGGACGACTCGCCCCGCTTGTGGGGGCGCACACATTGATGCGCTCGCAGGGCGGTCTCGGTCTGCTGATGTCCGGTGTGCCGGGCACACGCCCCGCCCGCGTGACGGTCATCGGCGGTGGTGTCGCCGGCGCCAACGCCGCGGTGATCGCGAGCGGCATGGGAGCGGATGTCACGATCTTCGACACGAACATCCCCCGGCTGCGGATGCTGGACGACCACTTCGCCGGCCGCGTGAAGACGGCGGCGTCCAACCCGATGGATCTCGGCCGAGCCGTCATCGACTCCGACCTCGTGATCGGATCGGTTCTCATTCCCGGCGCCCGAGCGCCCAAGCTGGTCACGAACGCGATGGTCGAGCAGATGCGGCCAGGGAGCGTGCTCGTGGACATCGCCGTGGACCAGGGCGGATGCTTCGAGGACACCCACCCGACCACGCACGACGATCCGACCTTCGCCGTGCACGGGAGCGTCTTCTACTGCGTGGCGAACATGCCGGGCGCTGTGCCGAACACCTCGACCTCGGCGCTCACCAACGCCACGCTGCCGTACGCCCGCGCGATCGCGGCAGGCGGATGGCGGCAGGCGCTGGCGAAGGACCCGGCCCTCGCGGTCGGCCTGAACGTCGCGGCAGGGGCGATCGTCAGCGCCGGCGTCGGCGCCGCACACGATCTACCGGTGACGCCGGTCGACGATCTGCTCTGA
- a CDS encoding asparaginase, with protein sequence MLETLTAADAVELAVVERSGFVESRHVGAAVVLSADGEVIARHGNAEALILPRSSLKPLQAVACITAGAPLEGEQLALSTASHVGTDRHVETVRDVLVAGGLNEDDLACPPAWPSDAGARDDLVRDHGSPSRIRMNCSGKHAAMLRACVATGWPTEGYLDPTHPLQAHIREVVERLTGEKVGHTAIDGCGAPVYAMTLTGLARAIHRIGSASERSPFALHRVAGTLVRAVRENPWTIEGPGRPDTIAIEKLGVFAKGGAEGVMVMVAPNGATVALKMLDGSARASTIVAATLLARAGALADADVQALAEALPLAITGGGSDVGVIRPGSAI encoded by the coding sequence GTGCTGGAAACTCTCACTGCTGCGGATGCTGTCGAACTCGCTGTCGTCGAACGGAGCGGCTTCGTCGAATCCCGGCATGTCGGGGCCGCCGTCGTCCTCTCCGCTGACGGGGAGGTCATCGCCCGCCACGGCAATGCGGAAGCTCTGATCCTTCCGCGTTCCAGCCTCAAACCGCTCCAGGCGGTCGCGTGCATCACCGCCGGGGCACCGCTCGAGGGCGAGCAGTTGGCCCTGTCGACCGCCAGCCACGTCGGCACGGACCGTCACGTCGAGACCGTCCGTGACGTGCTCGTCGCCGGAGGCCTGAACGAGGACGACCTCGCCTGCCCGCCCGCGTGGCCGAGCGACGCCGGTGCGCGTGACGATCTCGTCCGCGATCACGGTTCGCCCAGCCGGATCCGGATGAACTGCTCGGGCAAGCACGCGGCGATGCTCCGGGCCTGCGTCGCCACCGGGTGGCCGACCGAGGGATACCTCGATCCGACGCACCCGCTGCAGGCGCACATCCGCGAGGTGGTCGAGCGCCTCACCGGCGAGAAGGTCGGGCACACGGCGATCGACGGCTGCGGTGCGCCGGTCTACGCGATGACGCTCACCGGCCTTGCGCGGGCGATCCACCGCATCGGCTCGGCGTCCGAGCGCTCCCCCTTCGCCCTGCACCGGGTCGCGGGCACACTCGTGCGCGCCGTCCGTGAGAATCCCTGGACCATCGAGGGCCCTGGTCGTCCCGACACGATCGCGATCGAGAAGCTGGGCGTCTTCGCGAAGGGCGGCGCGGAGGGCGTCATGGTCATGGTGGCCCCGAACGGCGCCACCGTCGCGCTCAAGATGCTCGACGGCTCGGCTCGCGCCTCCACGATCGTCGCCGCGACCCTGCTCGCCCGTGCCGGCGCCCTCGCCGACGCGGACGTGCAGGCGCTGGCGGAAGCACTTCCCCTCGCCATCACCGGCGGCGGGAGCGATGTCGGGGTCATCCGCCCCGGCAGCGCCATCTGA
- a CDS encoding OsmC family protein has product MSLGEHHYELTSTWTGNRGTGTSGYRDYARDVTIEIDGKPELLASSDKPFRGDPGRWNPEDLLLASLSECHLLSYLHACVTSGVVVVSYRDRATGTMREDGAGGGAFTEVVLHPEVVVADASMIAAAEQAHAKANAWCFIANSVNFPVHHEATVTAASA; this is encoded by the coding sequence ATGAGCCTTGGCGAACACCACTACGAGCTGACGTCGACCTGGACGGGAAACCGCGGAACCGGGACCAGCGGCTACCGGGACTACGCCCGTGACGTCACGATCGAGATCGACGGCAAACCCGAACTGCTCGCCTCGTCGGACAAGCCGTTCCGGGGGGACCCTGGGCGCTGGAACCCCGAGGACCTGCTGCTCGCGTCGCTTTCGGAGTGCCACCTGCTGTCCTACCTGCACGCGTGCGTCACCTCCGGTGTCGTCGTCGTGTCCTACCGCGATCGGGCGACGGGCACGATGCGCGAGGACGGCGCGGGCGGCGGAGCCTTCACCGAGGTCGTCCTGCATCCGGAGGTCGTCGTCGCCGATGCGTCGATGATCGCCGCTGCCGAGCAGGCCCACGCGAAGGCCAACGCGTGGTGCTTCATCGCGAACTCGGTGAACTTCCCCGTGCATCACGAGGCGACGGTCACCGCGGCATCCGCCTGA
- a CDS encoding lysophospholipid acyltransferase family protein — protein sequence MTSEPSDAPETSVEESDSPRHAGFTYALGRAVISPLARLVYRPRVEGRENVPATGPVIFASNHLSFIDSIAIPVAAPRPVHFLAKSSYFEGTGIKGALSRTFFESIGAIPVRRGAGQAALDALEQQRVLLDEGLTVALYPEGTRSTDGRLYKGRTGVAFLALQTGAPVVPVGLIGTDRVMPKGAKMPSLRERITVKFGTPIDVSAHGPASSGKARRLATDEIMAAIHALSGQELADAYNEAPAQGTIEKIKQALPHERR from the coding sequence ATGACCTCTGAGCCGTCCGACGCGCCCGAAACGTCGGTGGAAGAGTCCGATAGTCCCCGCCACGCCGGTTTCACGTACGCCCTCGGGCGTGCCGTCATCAGCCCGCTGGCACGCCTCGTGTACCGCCCCCGTGTCGAGGGCAGGGAGAATGTGCCTGCCACCGGACCGGTGATCTTCGCGAGCAACCACCTGTCGTTCATCGACTCGATCGCTATCCCGGTCGCCGCGCCGAGGCCCGTGCACTTCCTCGCGAAGTCCAGCTACTTCGAGGGCACCGGCATCAAGGGGGCGCTCAGCCGCACCTTCTTCGAGTCGATCGGGGCGATCCCCGTGCGTCGTGGAGCAGGTCAGGCGGCGCTCGACGCCCTCGAGCAGCAGCGCGTACTGCTCGACGAGGGGCTCACGGTCGCGCTGTACCCCGAGGGCACGCGTTCGACCGACGGCCGGCTGTACAAGGGCCGCACGGGTGTCGCCTTCCTCGCACTGCAGACCGGGGCGCCGGTCGTCCCCGTCGGCCTCATCGGCACCGACCGCGTGATGCCCAAGGGCGCCAAAATGCCGTCGCTGCGCGAGCGGATCACCGTGAAGTTCGGCACGCCGATCGACGTATCAGCGCACGGCCCGGCATCCAGTGGCAAGGCGCGTCGCCTGGCGACCGACGAGATCATGGCCGCGATCCACGCCCTTTCGGGACAGGAACTCGCCGACGCCTACAACGAGGCGCCTGCGCAGGGCACGATCGAGAAGATCAAGCAGGCGCTGCCGCACGAGCGGCGCTGA
- a CDS encoding FKBP-type peptidyl-prolyl cis-trans isomerase, giving the protein MRTRPIALISTLAAATLLLAGCGSSAPESAETPDASKDLCSVAAESGKASDGVTVDGTFGEVSAATFELGQTVDELQRTVVSEGDGDRIADGDYVEYALSAFDATTGERLGDAGYTDGELLPAQITADASLAQVMGCAPVGTRLSVAFPTSDQAAAQFYIIDVLGVTPTAAWGTEQEPVEGMPTVKLAEDGEPSVEIPDAEAPTELQIAVLKEGDGMPVSAGDTTLLQYQGVNWETGEVFDASWKNGAPIKIDGNTYVEGFIQALEGQKVGSQVLVVIPPALGYGEAGSSEHELAGQTLVFVIDILANQTAAIQQ; this is encoded by the coding sequence GTGCGCACGCGTCCGATCGCCCTGATTTCCACCCTCGCCGCGGCGACCCTGCTTCTCGCGGGCTGCGGCTCGAGCGCACCGGAGTCCGCGGAGACCCCGGATGCGTCCAAGGACCTCTGCTCGGTGGCTGCCGAATCCGGCAAGGCGTCGGACGGCGTGACGGTCGACGGCACCTTCGGCGAGGTGTCCGCTGCGACGTTCGAGCTCGGACAGACCGTGGACGAGCTGCAGCGCACCGTCGTCAGCGAGGGCGACGGCGACCGCATCGCGGACGGCGACTATGTCGAGTACGCGCTGAGCGCGTTCGACGCGACCACGGGCGAGCGTCTCGGTGACGCCGGCTACACGGACGGCGAGCTCCTCCCCGCCCAGATCACCGCCGATGCCTCGCTGGCACAGGTGATGGGCTGCGCCCCGGTCGGCACCCGGCTGTCGGTCGCCTTCCCGACCAGCGACCAGGCCGCTGCGCAGTTCTACATCATCGACGTCCTCGGCGTGACGCCGACCGCCGCATGGGGCACCGAGCAGGAGCCCGTCGAGGGCATGCCCACGGTGAAACTCGCCGAAGACGGCGAGCCCAGCGTCGAGATCCCGGATGCCGAGGCTCCCACCGAGCTGCAGATCGCCGTGCTCAAGGAGGGCGACGGCATGCCCGTCTCCGCCGGCGACACCACGCTGCTGCAGTACCAGGGCGTGAACTGGGAGACCGGAGAGGTCTTCGACGCGTCGTGGAAGAACGGTGCACCGATCAAGATCGACGGGAACACCTATGTCGAGGGATTCATCCAGGCTCTCGAAGGCCAGAAGGTCGGCTCGCAGGTCCTCGTGGTCATCCCGCCGGCGCTGGGCTACGGCGAGGCAGGCTCCAGCGAGCACGAGCTCGCCGGTCAGACCCTCGTGTTCGTGATCGACATCCTCGCCAACCAGACGGCAGCGATCCAGCAGTAA
- the dxr gene encoding 1-deoxy-D-xylulose-5-phosphate reductoisomerase, with translation MRRVIVLGSTGSIGTQALDVIRANPRRFELVGLAAGSNTELLARQAEEFRVDDTALGADEAQSLVRDVEADVVLNAITGSIGLGPTLEALKAGRTLALANKESLIVGGELVLAVASPGQIVPVDSEHSALAQALRSGSKDEVRRLVVTASGGPFRGRNRAELADVTPAEALAHPTWDMGRVVTTNSATLVNKGLEVIEAHLLFDVDYDDIDVVVHPQSIVHSMVEFIDGSTIAQASPPDMRLAISLGLDWPHRVGGVGRPMDWTQATQWTFEPLDDDAFPAVGLAKAVGRAGSTFPAVYNAANEQAVDAFHEGRLPFLGIVDTIAAVVDAHEPPDQLTVASLSEAERWARERADRLIAS, from the coding sequence ATGCGTCGCGTCATCGTCCTCGGCTCCACCGGCTCCATCGGCACTCAGGCGTTGGATGTGATCCGCGCCAATCCGCGGCGCTTCGAACTCGTCGGCCTCGCCGCCGGGTCGAACACCGAACTGCTCGCGCGTCAGGCGGAGGAGTTCCGCGTCGACGACACGGCGCTGGGCGCCGACGAGGCGCAGTCCCTCGTGCGCGATGTCGAGGCGGACGTCGTCCTCAACGCGATCACCGGGTCGATCGGACTCGGGCCGACCCTCGAAGCGCTGAAGGCCGGTAGGACGCTGGCACTCGCGAACAAGGAATCGCTCATCGTCGGCGGGGAACTCGTGCTGGCCGTGGCATCCCCCGGCCAGATCGTCCCCGTCGACTCGGAGCACTCCGCACTCGCGCAGGCGCTGCGATCGGGCTCCAAGGACGAGGTGCGCCGTCTGGTCGTCACCGCCTCCGGGGGACCGTTCCGCGGCCGCAACCGGGCGGAACTGGCGGACGTCACCCCGGCGGAGGCCCTCGCACACCCGACATGGGACATGGGGCGGGTGGTCACGACCAACTCTGCGACCCTCGTTAACAAGGGTCTCGAGGTCATCGAGGCGCACCTGCTGTTCGACGTCGACTACGACGACATCGACGTCGTGGTGCACCCGCAGTCCATCGTGCACTCGATGGTGGAGTTCATCGACGGGTCGACGATCGCCCAGGCGTCGCCGCCGGACATGCGCCTCGCGATCTCGCTCGGCCTGGACTGGCCGCACCGCGTCGGCGGCGTCGGCCGCCCGATGGACTGGACGCAGGCGACGCAGTGGACCTTCGAGCCGTTGGACGACGACGCGTTTCCCGCCGTCGGCCTGGCGAAGGCGGTCGGGCGGGCCGGATCCACGTTCCCGGCGGTCTACAACGCGGCCAACGAGCAGGCGGTCGACGCCTTCCACGAAGGGAGGCTGCCGTTCCTCGGAATCGTCGACACGATCGCCGCGGTCGTCGACGCCCACGAGCCGCCGGACCAGCTGACCGTCGCATCCCTGAGCGAGGCCGAGCGCTGGGCGCGAGAGCGCGCCGATCGGCTCATCGCGTCCTGA
- a CDS encoding Mur ligase family protein — protein MATEPASAPLPPVLRPENPPHRPLTELAERFGLEVRGDVDGLSARGITLATSDLRAGEIFVGIHGARRHGAEFATTAADQGAVAILTDDAGAELTAPSGLPVLVAADPRAALGVISAWLYGTDRDMPHLFAVTGTNGKTSTSHVLEGILGQLGVVTGLSSTAERHIAGRTIVSRLTTPESSEMHALLALMRERDVEAVAVEVSAQALSRHRVDGLVFDVAGFTNLTHDHLDDYGDLETYFEAKLALFRPDRARRGVVCVDTPSGWDVVRRSEIPLVTVGAPQLAEDADAAAAADWIVTVLDEDQRGTTFTVRSPEGAEVTTTIRVIGAHMAANTGLAIAMLVEGGYSFERIAAALTRDGAVEAALPGRTELVSGAHGPAVYVDFSHTPDAFEKTLAAVRKVTPGRVVMMFGASGNRDTLKRPVMGRVAAEGADVVIVTDHHPRYEEPAPIRAALLEGARSAASAAEILEVAAPEDAIRTAVGMVGDGDAILWAGPGHQDYREIDGVRTPFSARALARQALADAGWPVS, from the coding sequence ATGGCCACCGAACCCGCCTCCGCTCCCCTGCCGCCCGTCCTGCGACCCGAGAACCCGCCGCACCGGCCGCTGACGGAACTCGCCGAGCGATTCGGTCTCGAGGTCCGCGGGGACGTCGACGGCTTGTCCGCACGCGGCATCACGCTGGCGACATCGGACCTCAGGGCGGGCGAGATCTTCGTCGGCATCCACGGTGCACGCCGGCACGGAGCGGAGTTCGCGACGACCGCCGCCGATCAGGGTGCGGTCGCGATCCTGACAGACGACGCCGGTGCTGAGCTGACAGCTCCCAGCGGACTTCCCGTGCTCGTCGCAGCCGACCCCCGCGCGGCGCTCGGGGTCATCAGCGCCTGGCTGTACGGCACCGACCGCGACATGCCCCACCTGTTCGCCGTGACCGGAACGAACGGCAAGACGAGCACGTCGCACGTGCTCGAAGGCATCCTGGGTCAGCTCGGGGTCGTCACCGGGCTGAGCTCGACGGCCGAACGCCACATCGCCGGGCGCACCATCGTGTCGCGCCTGACGACGCCCGAGTCGTCCGAGATGCACGCCCTGCTGGCGCTCATGCGGGAGCGCGACGTCGAGGCGGTCGCGGTGGAGGTGAGCGCCCAGGCGCTCTCCCGGCACCGCGTCGACGGTCTCGTGTTCGACGTCGCCGGCTTCACGAACCTCACCCACGACCACCTCGACGACTACGGCGACCTCGAGACCTACTTCGAGGCGAAGCTGGCGCTGTTCCGCCCCGATCGCGCCCGCCGCGGTGTCGTGTGCGTCGACACGCCGTCCGGCTGGGACGTCGTCCGGCGATCCGAGATCCCGCTGGTCACGGTGGGCGCTCCTCAGCTGGCGGAGGACGCGGATGCCGCGGCCGCCGCCGATTGGATCGTGACGGTCCTCGACGAGGACCAGCGTGGCACGACCTTCACCGTCCGATCCCCCGAGGGCGCCGAAGTGACCACGACGATCCGCGTGATCGGCGCGCACATGGCGGCCAACACGGGCCTGGCCATCGCGATGCTGGTCGAGGGCGGGTATTCCTTCGAGCGCATCGCCGCCGCCCTCACGAGGGATGGAGCGGTCGAGGCCGCGCTCCCGGGTCGCACCGAACTCGTGTCGGGAGCCCACGGACCAGCGGTCTACGTCGACTTCTCGCACACACCGGATGCTTTCGAGAAGACCCTCGCCGCCGTCCGGAAGGTCACACCGGGCCGCGTCGTGATGATGTTCGGCGCCTCGGGCAACCGGGACACGCTCAAGCGCCCCGTGATGGGGCGCGTCGCCGCCGAGGGCGCCGACGTGGTGATCGTCACCGACCACCACCCGCGTTATGAGGAGCCGGCACCGATTCGTGCCGCGCTGCTCGAGGGTGCGCGCAGCGCGGCATCCGCAGCAGAGATCTTGGAGGTCGCCGCCCCCGAGGACGCGATCCGCACCGCCGTCGGAATGGTCGGCGACGGCGACGCGATCCTGTGGGCCGGCCCCGGTCACCAGGACTACCGCGAGATCGACGGGGTCCGCACGCCGTTCTCCGCGCGGGCTCTCGCCCGCCAGGCGTTGGCGGATGCCGGCTGGCCGGTCTCCTGA